In a genomic window of Ranitomeya imitator isolate aRanImi1 chromosome 5, aRanImi1.pri, whole genome shotgun sequence:
- the LOC138637961 gene encoding olfactory receptor 2D3-like, translating to MEKENDSQVTEFILLGFSTDHVVQVLLFQIFLILYITTLAGNLLLIVAVRYDHRLHNSMYIFLANLSFLDICFTSFIVPKMLVNFVVEKKSISYVGCLVQVYGFLLLGDTECILLAFMAYDRYVAISNPLRYNVIMKTMTCVGMISASWLTGSVVSSVDIYLLCQLTFCKFTPIDHFFCEAPSLMELSCNDLSLFNVVVVKLVGSSIFLLVPLSCILYSYGHIILAVLKIRSSRYKAFSTCISHLIIVILFYGTAIIIYTKPQYSGHLSDKLLSVFYTTVTPMLNPIIYSLRNKDVQGAIQHLKRSTMKS from the coding sequence atggaaaagGAAAATGACAGCCAAGTGACAGAATTTATTCTTCTGGGATTTTCTACTGACCACGTTGTACAAGTTCTACTTTTCCAGATATTCTTGATCCTGTATATAACCACCTTGGCTGGGAATCTTCTGCTCATCGTGGCGGTAAGATATGACCATCGCCTGCACAATTCTATGTATATCTTCTTGGCTAACTTGTCCTTCCTAGACATCTGCTTCACCTCCTTTATCGTTCCCAAGATGCTTGTCAATTTCGTGGTTGAGAAGAAGAGTATTTCCTACGTCGGATGCTTGGTCCAGGTGTATGGCTTCCTTCTTCTTGGTGACACTGAGTGCATTCTCTTGGCTTTTATGGCTTACGATCGATATGTCGCCATCAGCAATCCCTTACGTTACAATGTGATCATGAAGACAATGACATGTGTTGGAATGATAAGTGCTTCATGGTTGACGGGAAGCGTCGTATCGTCAGTGGACATTTATCTTCTGTGTCAACTCACATTTTGTAAGTTCACCCCAATTGACCACTTCTTCTGTGAAGCTCCGTCGTTGATGGAGCTCTCATGCAATGATCTTTCCCTCTTTAATGTGGTCGTGGTGAAGTTGGTCGGGAGCTCCATATTTCTCCTTGTTCCTCTCTCATGTATCCTTTACTCATATGGCCACATCATTCTGGCAGTTCTGAAGATCCGCTCCAGCAGATACAAGGCTTTCTCCACTTGCATCTCCCACTTGATCATAGTCATCCTCTTCTATGGCACAGCCATTATAATATATACGAAGCCCCAATATTCGGGGCACTTATCGGATAAGCTTTTATCTGTGTTTTATACAACGGTCACCCCAATGCTGAACCCCATTATCTACAGCCTAAGAAATAAAGATGTCCAAGGGGCCATTCAACATCTCAAGAGATCCACAATGAAGTCCTAG